Proteins from a single region of Diaphorobacter limosus:
- a CDS encoding TA system antitoxin ParD family protein has translation MAHTAFASVKLPSPLVKQARQAAQPMRRSVAGQIEYWATLGQIVEHTGLSVQEARAAIEQYEARHTPIPPASIEALTTRLVAAQTQASLAERVRQVVQENQARAS, from the coding sequence ATGGCACATACCGCTTTTGCATCCGTCAAGCTCCCCAGCCCGCTGGTGAAACAGGCCCGCCAGGCTGCGCAGCCCATGCGCCGCTCTGTCGCCGGTCAGATCGAATACTGGGCCACCCTGGGCCAGATCGTCGAGCACACCGGCCTGAGCGTGCAGGAAGCACGCGCCGCCATCGAGCAATACGAGGCCCGGCACACGCCTATACCACCTGCATCGATCGAGGCGCTCACCACCCGCCTGGTGGCGGCGCAAACGCAGGCTTCGCTGGCTGAACGGGTGCGCCAGGTAGTGCAAGAAAATCAGGCACGCGCCAGCTGA
- a CDS encoding LysR family transcriptional regulator, with amino-acid sequence MLDRIHLAVIQEVERQGSLTAAADRLCVTQSALSHSMKKLEQQLGTPIWLREGRSLRLTQAGRYLLELAGRVLPQLQLAEERLRQFAQGERGSLRIGMECHPCYQWLLKVVSPYLAAWPDVDVDVKQRFQFGGLDALQDHEIDLLVTPDPVQRPGLHFEPVFDYEQVLVVARGHALAGAAHALPRQLAQEVLITYPVAPERLDIYTRFLLPAGVAPARHKTIETTDIMLQMVAGGRGVAALPRWLVQEYAARMDVVPVRLGPRGIAKQIHLGARVADLQTDYLQAFIALARSMSAQKAINLEAIQT; translated from the coding sequence ATGCTGGACCGCATCCATCTCGCCGTGATCCAGGAGGTCGAGCGCCAAGGCTCGCTCACCGCCGCCGCAGACAGGCTGTGCGTCACCCAGTCGGCCCTGAGCCACAGCATGAAGAAGCTGGAGCAGCAGCTGGGCACCCCCATCTGGCTGCGCGAGGGCCGCAGCCTGCGCCTGACGCAGGCCGGCCGCTACCTGCTGGAGCTGGCCGGCCGCGTGCTGCCGCAGCTGCAGCTGGCCGAGGAACGGCTGCGCCAGTTCGCGCAAGGCGAGCGCGGCAGCCTGCGCATAGGCATGGAGTGCCATCCCTGCTACCAGTGGCTGCTGAAGGTGGTGTCGCCCTATCTGGCGGCCTGGCCCGACGTGGACGTGGACGTGAAACAGCGCTTTCAGTTCGGCGGCCTGGACGCGCTGCAGGACCATGAGATCGACCTGCTGGTCACGCCCGACCCGGTGCAGCGCCCCGGCCTGCACTTCGAGCCGGTGTTCGACTACGAGCAGGTGCTGGTGGTGGCGCGCGGCCATGCGCTGGCCGGCGCGGCCCACGCGCTGCCGCGGCAGCTGGCGCAGGAGGTGCTGATCACCTACCCCGTGGCGCCGGAGCGGCTGGACATCTACACCCGCTTCCTGCTGCCCGCCGGCGTGGCACCGGCGCGCCACAAGACGATCGAGACGACGGACATCATGCTGCAGATGGTCGCCGGCGGCCGCGGCGTGGCCGCCCTGCCGCGCTGGCTGGTGCAGGAATACGCCGCCCGCATGGACGTGGTGCCGGTGCGCCTGGGGCCGCGCGGCATTGCCAAGCAGATCCACCTGGGCGCGCGCGTGGCCGATCTGCAGACCGACTATTTGCAGGCGTTTATTGCCTTGGCGCGCTCCATGTCTGCGCAAAAAGCTATTAATTTAGAAGCAATCCAGACATAG
- the metE gene encoding 5-methyltetrahydropteroyltriglutamate--homocysteine S-methyltransferase, with translation MTTIHNLGFPRMGARRELKFALESYWRGESSRAALQEQGARLRQRHWQEQAGLDWVPVGDFSFYDQVLDMSFTLGHLPERVQGFHGDALDNYFRVARGRSAQAEARQGCCGAVAAGEMTKWFDTNYHYIVPEFTAATQFRLDASRLLAQLAEAGAQGVPAKPVLIGPVTYLALGKAKDGSNRLALLERLLPVYAELLETLAAHGVQWVQIDEPILVTELDADWRHAFTTAYHQLKSCRVKLLLATYFGQLQDNAYLAANLPVAGLHVDAVSDPDGVLPLLGLLPAHKVLSLGVVNGRNVWKTDLNATLDWLEPLAARLGERLWLAPSCSLLHVPVDLAQEQRLDAELKSWLAFALQKLDELRLLGRALRDGRSAVEAELAENHAALVARRTSPRVHSPAVRAAVAAITADMGRCQSPYASRAARQAALLQLPAYPTTTIGSFPQTAQIRQARSAFKAGQIDAAAYREAMRAEIARSVRAQEELGLDVLVHGEAERNDMVEYFGEQLDGYAFSQFGWVQSYGSRCVKPPILFGDIERPQAMTVTWTRFAQSLTDRPMKGMLTGPVTLLNWSFVRDDQPRAATCRQLALAMRAEVLDLERAGVRVIQIDEAALREGLPLRRAQWSQYLDWAVQAFRITANGVRDETQIHTHMCYSGINDIMAAIAAMDADVITIETSRSDMELLDAFEDFQYPNQIGPGVYDIHSPNIPAAQQMIALIKKAAERIPAERLWVNPDCGLKTRQWAEVVPALTEMVAAARALRAGSS, from the coding sequence ATGACCACCATCCACAACCTCGGCTTTCCGCGCATGGGCGCGCGGCGGGAGCTGAAATTTGCACTCGAGTCCTACTGGCGCGGCGAATCCTCGCGCGCGGCGCTGCAGGAGCAGGGCGCGCGGCTGCGCCAGCGGCATTGGCAGGAGCAGGCGGGGCTGGACTGGGTGCCGGTGGGCGATTTTTCGTTCTACGACCAGGTGCTGGACATGAGCTTCACCCTGGGCCACCTGCCCGAGCGCGTGCAGGGCTTTCATGGCGACGCGCTGGACAACTACTTCCGCGTGGCGCGCGGGCGCAGCGCCCAGGCCGAGGCTCGCCAGGGTTGCTGCGGCGCAGTGGCCGCGGGCGAGATGACCAAGTGGTTCGACACCAACTACCACTACATCGTGCCCGAATTCACCGCCGCCACGCAGTTCCGGCTGGACGCCTCGCGCCTGCTGGCCCAGTTGGCCGAAGCCGGCGCCCAGGGCGTGCCGGCAAAGCCGGTGCTCATCGGCCCGGTGACCTATCTGGCGCTGGGCAAGGCCAAGGACGGCTCGAACCGGCTGGCCCTGCTGGAGCGCCTGCTGCCGGTCTATGCCGAGTTGCTCGAAACCCTGGCTGCGCATGGCGTGCAGTGGGTGCAGATCGACGAACCCATCCTGGTCACCGAGCTGGACGCCGACTGGCGGCACGCCTTCACCACCGCCTACCACCAGCTCAAGTCCTGCCGCGTAAAGCTGCTGCTGGCGACCTATTTCGGCCAGCTGCAGGACAACGCCTACCTGGCCGCCAACCTGCCCGTGGCCGGCCTGCATGTGGACGCCGTGAGTGACCCGGACGGCGTGCTGCCCCTCTTGGGCCTGCTGCCGGCGCACAAGGTGCTGTCGCTGGGCGTGGTCAATGGCCGCAATGTCTGGAAAACCGATTTGAACGCCACGCTCGATTGGCTGGAGCCGCTGGCCGCGCGCCTGGGCGAGCGCCTGTGGCTGGCGCCATCCTGCTCGCTGCTGCATGTGCCGGTCGATCTGGCGCAGGAGCAGCGGTTGGACGCCGAGCTCAAGTCCTGGCTGGCCTTTGCGCTGCAAAAGCTGGACGAGCTGCGGCTGCTGGGCCGGGCGCTGCGCGACGGGCGTAGCGCGGTCGAGGCCGAGCTGGCCGAGAACCACGCCGCGCTGGTCGCACGCCGCACCTCGCCGCGCGTGCACAGCCCGGCGGTGCGGGCGGCGGTGGCGGCCATCACGGCCGACATGGGCCGGTGCCAAAGCCCCTACGCCAGCCGCGCGGCCAGGCAGGCGGCGCTGCTGCAGCTGCCGGCGTACCCGACGACGACGATTGGCTCGTTCCCGCAGACCGCGCAAATCCGCCAGGCGCGCAGCGCCTTCAAGGCCGGCCAGATCGATGCCGCGGCCTACCGTGAGGCGATGCGTGCCGAGATCGCGCGCAGCGTGCGCGCGCAGGAAGAGCTGGGCCTGGATGTGCTGGTGCATGGCGAGGCCGAGCGCAACGACATGGTCGAATACTTTGGCGAGCAGCTCGACGGCTACGCCTTCAGCCAGTTCGGCTGGGTGCAGTCCTACGGCTCGCGCTGCGTCAAGCCGCCGATCCTGTTTGGCGACATCGAGCGCCCGCAGGCCATGACCGTGACTTGGACGCGCTTTGCCCAGTCGCTGACCGACAGGCCCATGAAGGGCATGCTCACCGGCCCGGTGACCCTGCTCAACTGGTCCTTCGTGCGCGACGACCAGCCGCGCGCGGCCACCTGCCGGCAGCTGGCGCTGGCCATGCGTGCCGAGGTGCTGGATCTGGAGCGCGCCGGCGTGCGCGTGATCCAGATCGACGAGGCCGCGCTGCGCGAGGGCCTGCCGCTGCGCCGCGCGCAGTGGTCGCAATACCTGGACTGGGCGGTGCAGGCCTTCCGCATCACCGCCAACGGTGTGCGCGATGAAACCCAGATACACACGCATATGTGTTATTCCGGAATCAACGACATCATGGCCGCGATCGCCGCCATGGACGCCGACGTGATCACCATCGAGACCAGCCGTTCCGACATGGAGCTGCTCGACGCGTTTGAGGATTTCCAGTATCCGAACCAGATCGGGCCGGGCGTTTACGACATTCATTCACCCAATATTCCCGCGGCACAGCAGATGATTGCTCTCATAAAAAAAGCAGCCGAGCGGATTCCTGCGGAGCGCCTGTGGGTCAACCCGGACTGCGGGCTCAAGACCCGCCAATGGGCCGAGGTGGTGCCAGCGCTGACCGAGATGGTGGCTGCTGCCAGGGCGTTGCGCGCCGGCAGCAGTTGA
- a CDS encoding DUF1643 domain-containing protein, with amino-acid sequence MHHDPGGKHKPQWPSGSVVQAQFSGCGRYRYSLSEVWDTNRALVMFLLMNPSVAGVEHADPTLIKTGKYARAWGYGGQLVGNVHAYRVTDSRRLVEADDPVGPENDARLLHMARQAERVVLAYGLPPQPLRARAAAVVQILRRAAPLQYLQLTKNGTPRHPLYLKGSLLPRDFVA; translated from the coding sequence ATGCACCACGATCCTGGCGGAAAACACAAACCCCAATGGCCCTCGGGTTCTGTGGTTCAGGCGCAGTTTTCCGGTTGCGGACGGTACCGCTACAGCCTGTCGGAGGTGTGGGACACAAACCGGGCGTTGGTGATGTTCTTGCTGATGAACCCTTCGGTAGCGGGGGTGGAGCACGCCGACCCAACGCTCATCAAAACGGGCAAATATGCGCGGGCTTGGGGCTATGGCGGGCAGCTGGTTGGTAACGTCCACGCCTACCGTGTGACGGACAGCCGTCGGCTCGTGGAGGCGGACGACCCGGTCGGCCCTGAAAACGATGCAAGGCTGCTACACATGGCGCGCCAGGCCGAGAGGGTTGTTTTGGCCTATGGCTTGCCACCCCAGCCGCTGCGCGCGCGTGCCGCAGCGGTGGTGCAGATATTGCGAAGGGCCGCGCCCCTCCAGTACCTGCAACTGACCAAGAACGGTACACCCCGCCATCCGTTGTATCTGAAGGGCAGCCTGCTGCCCCGCGATTTCGTTGCGTGA
- a CDS encoding isocitrate lyase/PEP mutase family protein has translation MNTKQQLKALAGARRGALVPGAFNALSAKLIEDLGFEAIYITGAGVTNMWFAMPDQGFMGLHEIAEHTARIRDAVQLPLIVDADTGFGNALNVYHTVRTLERAGADCIQLEDQVHPKRCGHFSGKEVISTEEAVAKIKAAVDARRDSATLIMARTDAAATHGFEAAVERAQRFAEAGADILFVEAVTQAEEVRALPQRLATPQLMNMVIGGKTPIFDAEQLGELGYGLVLYANAALQGAVMGMHKALSTLRDDKQVLESSGLVTPFAERQRLVGKPGWDALEEKYRG, from the coding sequence ATGAATACCAAGCAACAACTCAAGGCCCTGGCCGGGGCGCGCCGCGGCGCCCTGGTGCCCGGCGCGTTCAATGCCCTGTCGGCCAAGCTCATCGAAGACCTGGGCTTCGAGGCCATCTACATCACCGGCGCCGGCGTGACCAATATGTGGTTTGCCATGCCCGACCAGGGCTTCATGGGCCTGCATGAAATCGCCGAGCACACGGCGCGCATCCGCGATGCGGTGCAGCTGCCGCTGATCGTCGATGCCGACACCGGCTTTGGCAATGCGCTCAACGTCTATCACACGGTGCGCACGCTGGAGCGGGCCGGGGCCGACTGCATACAGCTGGAAGACCAGGTGCATCCGAAGCGCTGCGGTCATTTCTCGGGCAAGGAGGTCATCAGCACCGAGGAGGCGGTTGCCAAGATCAAGGCCGCCGTCGATGCCCGGCGCGACAGCGCCACTCTCATCATGGCGCGCACCGACGCCGCCGCCACGCACGGCTTCGAGGCCGCCGTGGAGCGCGCGCAGCGCTTTGCCGAGGCCGGCGCCGACATCCTGTTCGTCGAGGCCGTGACCCAGGCCGAGGAGGTGCGCGCCCTGCCGCAACGCCTGGCCACGCCCCAGCTGATGAACATGGTGATAGGCGGCAAGACGCCCATCTTCGACGCGGAGCAGCTGGGCGAGCTGGGCTACGGCCTGGTGCTCTACGCCAACGCCGCGCTGCAGGGCGCGGTGATGGGCATGCACAAGGCCCTGAGCACGCTGCGCGACGACAAGCAGGTGCTGGAGAGCAGCGGCCTGGTCACCCCCTTTGCCGAGCGCCAGCGCCTGGTGGGCAAGCCGGGCTGGGATGCGCTGGAGGAAAAATACCGGGGGTAG
- a CDS encoding IS5 family transposase: MKQIGLALNLSTRQTRKQVFLEQMEQVVPWQDLVQLIAPYYPQGRNGRPPFELQTMLRLHFLQQWFKLSDLGMEEALFDTPLYRDFAQLDAHGRLPDESTILRFRHRLERHKLAEQMLATVNDLLCAKGLQLKEGTIVDATLIAAPSSTKNKDKARDPEMHSSKKGNQWYFGMKAHIGVDADSGLVHTVRCTSGNVGDVVEGNSLLHGQEVQVFGDAGYQGADKRADAPKDVPWHVAMGPAKRKALDKERSAVDALVDQLERVKAQIRAKVEHPFRVIKRQFGYTKVRYRGLKKNTLQIVTLFALSNLWMARHQLMQQQGARG, encoded by the coding sequence ATGAAGCAAATTGGCCTCGCCCTGAACCTGAGCACGCGCCAGACCCGCAAGCAAGTCTTTCTCGAACAGATGGAGCAAGTCGTGCCCTGGCAAGACTTGGTGCAGCTGATCGCCCCGTACTACCCCCAGGGCAGGAACGGGCGCCCGCCCTTTGAGCTGCAGACCATGCTGCGCCTGCACTTCTTGCAGCAGTGGTTCAAGCTGTCGGACCTGGGGATGGAGGAAGCCTTGTTTGACACGCCCCTGTACCGAGACTTTGCCCAGCTCGATGCCCACGGGCGGCTGCCTGACGAGAGCACCATCTTGCGCTTTCGCCACCGCCTGGAGCGCCACAAGCTGGCCGAGCAGATGCTGGCCACCGTCAACGACCTGCTGTGCGCCAAAGGCCTGCAGCTCAAGGAAGGCACCATCGTGGACGCCACCTTGATTGCCGCGCCGAGCTCAACCAAGAACAAAGACAAGGCGCGAGACCCCGAGATGCATTCGAGCAAGAAGGGCAACCAGTGGTACTTCGGCATGAAGGCCCATATCGGCGTGGACGCCGACAGCGGCCTGGTGCATACCGTGCGCTGCACCTCGGGCAACGTCGGCGACGTGGTCGAAGGCAACAGCCTGCTGCACGGACAGGAGGTGCAGGTCTTTGGTGACGCTGGCTACCAGGGAGCGGACAAACGCGCCGATGCGCCCAAAGACGTGCCGTGGCACGTTGCCATGGGGCCGGCCAAACGCAAGGCATTGGACAAAGAACGCAGTGCCGTAGATGCCCTGGTCGATCAGCTCGAGCGCGTGAAGGCGCAAATCCGCGCCAAGGTGGAGCACCCGTTTCGCGTCATCAAGCGCCAGTTTGGCTACACCAAGGTGCGCTACCGAGGTCTGAAGAAAAACACCCTGCAGATCGTGACGTTGTTTGCGCTCTCGAACCTGTGGATGGCGCGCCATCAGTTGATGCAGCAGCAAGGAGCACGGGGATGA